In one Candidatus Nomurabacteria bacterium genomic region, the following are encoded:
- a CDS encoding response regulator — protein sequence MTSTNDTRSILVVEDEPELAEIYRVLLAQAGYDVTVMHNGKDALKYTSEKSPDLILLDLRMPIMDGVEFLKKYELKDKHPKVKVVVFSNYDMQDEIDDAYRLGAERYVLKAWASPKELLQIVKDSIG from the coding sequence ATGACGAGTACAAATGACACACGATCGATCTTAGTTGTAGAGGATGAACCCGAACTAGCGGAAATTTACCGAGTACTATTGGCGCAAGCCGGGTACGACGTCACCGTTATGCATAATGGCAAAGACGCACTGAAATATACGTCTGAAAAATCACCTGATTTGATTTTGCTAGACCTTCGAATGCCAATTATGGACGGAGTCGAGTTTTTGAAGAAGTACGAATTGAAGGATAAGCACCCTAAAGTAAAGGTGGTGGTGTTTAGTAATTATGATATGCAAGACGAAATTGACGATGCATACCGATTAGGCGCAGAGCGATACGTGCTCAAGGCTTGGGCGTCACCCAAGGAATTACTTCAGATCGTCAAAGACAGCATTGGCTAG